In one window of Malassezia japonica chromosome 9, complete sequence DNA:
- the NCB2 gene encoding negative cofactor 2 transcription regulator complex subunit ncb2 (COG:K; EggNog:ENOG503P4GF) has protein sequence MSDDERDFGGSTAPDDEELSLPKATIQKLIQDYLPSDMSCAKDTRDLLIECCVEFIHLVSSEANEACEKDSKKTIAPDHVVKALIDLGFEKYTREVQDVLNDHKQHQKERERKASRFELSGLSEEELQRQQEQLFAASKARFDAAN, from the exons ATGTCGGACGACGAACGGGACTTTGGTGGCAGCACGGCGCCTGATGATGAGGAGCTTTCGCTCCCCAAGGCGACCATCCAGAAGCTCATCCAGGACTACCTGCCCTCGGACATGAGCTGCGCGAAGGACACGCGCGATCTGCTGATCGAGTGCTGTGTGGAGTTTATCCACCTCGTGTCCTCAGAGGCGAACGAGGCGTGCGAGAAGGACTCGAAGAAGACCATTGCGCCGGATCACGTCGTCAAGGCGCTCATTGATCTCGGCTTTGAGAAATACACACGCGAGGTGCAGGACGTGCTGAACGACCACAAGCAGCACCAAAAG GAACGCGAACGCAAAGCATCCCGCTTCGAGCTATCTGGGCTATCGGAagaggagctgcagcgccagcaGGAGCAGCTCTTTGCCGCGAGCAAGGCGCGCTTCGACGCGGCGAACTAG